Proteins from one Chryseobacterium arthrosphaerae genomic window:
- a CDS encoding bifunctional metallophosphatase/5'-nucleotidase, giving the protein MDRKSFLKAIGGGSLAMALAPNMMMAEELKILDLKSANKLTILHTNDQHSRIEPFDASYTKNPNQGGFARRASLIQQIRNQESNVLLLDSGDIFQGTPYFNFFGGELEFKLMSMMKYDASTMGNHDFDNGLEGFSKVLPNAKFPFICSNYDFKNTILDGKTSPYKIFNKNGIKVGIFGVGIQLDGLVGKKQYAETVYTNPVDVAQHYSNFLKKEQKCDLVICLSHIGYDYRDEPGKISDKILAANTENIDIILGGHTHTFLPEPQTFTNRQGKNVLVNQVGWAGLLLGRIDFYFDTNKNVKHISWNNQVIDSSITA; this is encoded by the coding sequence ATGGATAGAAAAAGTTTTTTAAAAGCAATAGGTGGCGGATCTTTGGCAATGGCCTTAGCTCCCAATATGATGATGGCGGAAGAACTCAAAATTCTTGATTTAAAATCCGCAAATAAACTGACTATTCTTCATACCAATGACCAGCATAGCAGAATAGAGCCTTTTGACGCAAGCTATACCAAAAATCCTAATCAGGGAGGCTTTGCAAGAAGAGCTAGCTTAATTCAGCAGATCAGAAATCAGGAAAGCAATGTACTGCTTCTTGATTCAGGAGATATTTTCCAGGGAACACCGTATTTTAATTTCTTTGGCGGGGAACTGGAATTCAAACTAATGTCTATGATGAAGTACGATGCTTCTACCATGGGGAATCATGATTTTGATAACGGATTGGAAGGGTTCTCAAAAGTACTTCCTAATGCGAAGTTTCCGTTTATCTGTTCCAATTATGATTTTAAAAATACGATTCTGGACGGAAAAACTTCCCCTTATAAAATCTTCAACAAGAATGGAATTAAAGTGGGAATTTTCGGGGTCGGAATCCAACTGGACGGTCTTGTAGGCAAAAAGCAATATGCTGAAACCGTTTACACCAACCCGGTTGATGTAGCACAGCATTATTCAAATTTCCTGAAAAAAGAACAAAAATGTGATCTTGTGATCTGCCTTTCACACATAGGCTACGATTACAGAGACGAACCTGGTAAAATAAGTGATAAAATCCTGGCAGCCAATACGGAAAATATTGATATAATCTTAGGCGGCCATACCCATACCTTCCTTCCGGAACCTCAGACTTTCACCAACAGACAGGGTAAAAATGTTCTTGTCAACCAGGTGGGATGGGCAGGTCTTCTTTTAGGCAGGATAGATTTTTATTTTGATACAAACAAAAACGTAAAGCATATCTCCTGGAATAATCAGGTAATAGACAGCAGCATAACAGCATAA
- the recG gene encoding ATP-dependent DNA helicase RecG — translation MTLDTSIEYVKGIGPERAKLIKGVLGLSTVEDMLNFYPLRYLDKSKVYKVSQLQEESSQEIQLKGRITQVQEIQTGKTKRLSAKFNDETGSMDLVWFQYSKWLKEQLPINREVYIFGKINVFNRQFSMPHPEIETVEEKKEGDTRLKPIYPSSEKLTKRGLGQRFFQNALKNICKEIPNLIEENFPEYLMKTFKLISRQHAFLNVHFPKDLEHFNKADFRLKFEESFFFQLGYGLKKLNHKTQSYGNPFPIIGDHFNGFYENHLPFELTNAQKRVLKEIRMDMKRPIQMNRLLQGDVGSGKTMVALLTMLIAMDNGFQSCMMAPTEILAQQHYNGIKDLLEKTEINVRLLTGSTKAAERRIIHEELENGSLSILVGTHAVLEDKVKFKNLGLAIIDEQHRFGVAQRAKLWAKNKIPPHILVMTATPIPRTLAMSFYSDLDVSVIDEMPVGRKPIITAHRREKDRLYVYNFCKEEIKKGRQVYFVYPLIEESETLDYKNLMEGLEHVMDYFSDYNVTMLHGKMKPDEKDAAMAYFASGKAEIMVATTVIEVGVNVPNASVMVIESSERFGLSQLHQLRGRVGRGAEQSYCILMTSDKLSKESRTRIKTMTETNDGFKISEVDMQLRGPGDILGTQQSGVVDFKRLDLVNDSAIIKTTKNTVDRILEADPMLTRPDNMIIRNYYIRYYKGKNKWSKIS, via the coding sequence ATGACATTAGATACTTCCATAGAATACGTAAAAGGCATAGGTCCGGAAAGAGCCAAACTCATCAAAGGAGTATTGGGGCTGTCTACTGTAGAAGATATGCTCAACTTCTATCCTCTCCGCTATTTAGATAAAAGCAAGGTCTATAAAGTATCACAACTTCAGGAAGAGAGCAGCCAGGAGATACAGCTTAAAGGAAGAATCACCCAGGTTCAGGAAATTCAGACCGGAAAAACCAAAAGATTATCTGCTAAATTCAATGATGAAACCGGAAGTATGGATCTTGTATGGTTTCAGTATTCAAAGTGGCTGAAAGAACAGCTACCCATCAACAGAGAGGTTTATATCTTCGGGAAAATCAATGTTTTCAACCGTCAGTTTTCGATGCCACATCCGGAAATTGAAACGGTAGAAGAAAAGAAAGAGGGAGATACCCGGCTGAAGCCTATTTATCCCAGTTCTGAAAAACTGACCAAAAGAGGACTTGGCCAAAGATTCTTTCAGAATGCTCTGAAGAATATCTGCAAAGAGATCCCGAATCTTATTGAAGAAAACTTCCCGGAATACCTGATGAAAACTTTCAAGTTGATATCCAGGCAGCATGCTTTTCTCAACGTTCATTTCCCAAAGGATCTGGAACATTTTAATAAAGCTGATTTCCGGTTAAAGTTTGAAGAATCTTTCTTTTTTCAGCTGGGATACGGTTTGAAAAAGCTTAATCATAAAACCCAGTCCTATGGTAATCCCTTCCCTATCATTGGGGATCATTTCAACGGCTTTTATGAGAACCATCTTCCTTTTGAGCTCACGAATGCCCAGAAAAGGGTTTTAAAGGAAATCCGGATGGATATGAAAAGGCCGATCCAGATGAACAGACTGTTGCAGGGAGATGTAGGCTCAGGAAAAACAATGGTGGCATTACTTACGATGCTTATCGCTATGGATAATGGCTTCCAGAGCTGTATGATGGCCCCTACCGAAATTCTTGCCCAGCAGCATTATAATGGAATTAAAGATCTTCTTGAAAAAACGGAAATCAATGTCCGCCTTCTGACAGGCTCTACCAAAGCTGCCGAAAGAAGGATTATCCATGAAGAACTTGAAAACGGAAGTCTTTCTATTTTAGTGGGAACCCATGCCGTCTTGGAAGATAAAGTGAAGTTCAAAAATCTTGGTCTGGCCATCATTGATGAGCAGCACCGGTTTGGGGTAGCGCAAAGGGCAAAATTATGGGCTAAAAACAAAATACCTCCCCATATTCTGGTGATGACGGCTACGCCTATTCCAAGGACGCTGGCCATGAGTTTTTATTCCGATCTGGATGTTTCTGTGATTGATGAAATGCCGGTGGGAAGAAAACCTATCATTACTGCTCACAGACGTGAAAAAGACAGGCTTTACGTTTATAATTTCTGTAAGGAGGAGATTAAGAAAGGAAGACAGGTTTATTTTGTATATCCATTGATTGAGGAATCTGAAACTCTTGATTATAAAAACCTGATGGAAGGCCTGGAGCACGTCATGGATTATTTTTCAGACTACAATGTAACGATGCTTCATGGGAAAATGAAACCTGATGAAAAAGATGCAGCCATGGCTTATTTTGCTTCGGGAAAGGCTGAAATTATGGTAGCCACTACGGTAATTGAGGTAGGGGTAAATGTTCCTAATGCATCTGTAATGGTGATTGAAAGCTCCGAAAGGTTTGGTCTTTCACAGCTTCATCAGCTCAGAGGACGTGTAGGAAGAGGTGCTGAGCAAAGCTACTGTATCCTGATGACTTCTGACAAATTATCTAAGGAAAGCAGGACCCGGATCAAAACAATGACCGAAACGAATGACGGTTTTAAAATATCTGAAGTAGACATGCAGCTCCGGGGACCCGGTGATATTCTGGGAACCCAGCAAAGTGGGGTCGTAGATTTCAAAAGACTGGATCTCGTTAATGATTCTGCCATCATCAAAACGACAAAAAATACAGTTGACAGAATTCTGGAAGCTGATCCTATGCTGACAAGACCAGACAATATGATCATCAGGAATTACTACATCCGGTATTATAAAGGCAAAAATAAGTGGAGTAAAATTTCATAA
- a CDS encoding thioredoxin family protein — MKKILSIVLLLLLNFSFAQVKWMTIEEALKAQKENPKKILIDFYADWCGPCKIMDKKTYGHPVIAQILNENYYPVKFNAEEKKSLEIFGRTFSNPNTEQKKGRNSLHEFTQYMNVGAVPSTVFLDEHGDPITILQGELSAKELEPYLELISKDLFKKIRTREQWEDYQKKFKSKIKD, encoded by the coding sequence ATGAAGAAAATTTTAAGCATAGTTCTCTTATTACTATTAAATTTCAGTTTCGCCCAGGTAAAATGGATGACCATTGAAGAAGCTTTAAAAGCTCAAAAGGAAAATCCTAAAAAAATCCTTATTGATTTTTATGCAGACTGGTGCGGCCCATGCAAGATCATGGATAAAAAAACATACGGCCATCCTGTAATAGCTCAGATCTTAAATGAGAATTATTATCCCGTAAAGTTTAATGCAGAAGAGAAAAAAAGTCTTGAAATTTTTGGAAGAACATTTTCAAATCCCAATACCGAACAGAAGAAAGGAAGAAACTCCCTGCACGAATTTACCCAGTATATGAACGTAGGAGCTGTTCCGAGTACTGTTTTTCTGGATGAACATGGTGACCCGATTACCATTCTTCAGGGGGAATTGTCTGCAAAAGAACTGGAACCTTACCTGGAGCTGATTTCAAAAGATCTTTTTAAAAAGATCAGAACCCGGGAACAATGGGAAGATTACCAGAAAAAATTTAAATCTAAAATCAAAGATTAA
- the porZ gene encoding type IX secretion system anionic LPS delivery protein PorZ, which produces MKKLSIISLGILASLQFTKAQVISSKKWADLFSYNNVFAMKEDNGKIIAATENGIFYYTIATGEITKLSKANGLHNIGITAFDYNPQTKTGLIGYDNGSMDVITPQEIKYIVDIPIAAGYSGDKRINHISIHGNQAVISVGYGVSIFNMNNKEFGDSAFFITGGTYEASNEATIFGNKVYSVTKSGLKSHELNTTFPVYTTWKTEVPGSFKHIDSESELVFSSATAAFMYNNGTPTQLPTSFSDIRDVVISSNNIVVTDTRIYTYGMNGIAQNAISPGEECNTAITSGGKILSGTVLSGIKDESNVTYKPSGPHFNFAYNINLFDNNQLLVSSGARINNYNHPVNNPKKPGFYYFNGTEWIYPSFFNNNSRYINVLDAILNPTDNSEVLFTNYTMFDNGVYKMKYNASNKDFDLVKYYNLDANPYTRRPVGFATDSQNNIFVSVGFNNGVSATMAIYDKAADNFIVKPLVISSETVQKPVLHENMLWVPLPRSLNFWTYNYNNPTNLSDDTDYILGEPNGFKEGTLSVAFDKAGDAWIGTYGGIRVLQNAASEIKSSQPKAEPIIIEQNGLGEELFRDSAILQIAVDAGDHKWVSVEGGGVYYLSSDGQKTIKHFTRENSPLPTNNVTDIKIDKKTGKVYFVTYNGIVTYQGDVADVTANFGDVLVYPNPVVYSNFKGKVTIKGLAEKTNIRIVDAAGNVVHSAVARGGYYEWDLNNQKGTRVASGMYFVLMTNEDGSDKATAKIGVVN; this is translated from the coding sequence ATGAAAAAACTCTCTATAATTTCTCTTGGTATTTTAGCCTCTCTGCAGTTTACTAAAGCACAGGTCATTTCATCCAAAAAATGGGCGGATCTTTTCTCTTACAACAATGTCTTCGCTATGAAAGAGGATAATGGGAAAATTATTGCAGCTACAGAAAACGGAATATTCTATTATACAATAGCAACGGGAGAGATTACAAAGCTGTCTAAAGCCAATGGGCTTCATAACATCGGTATAACAGCCTTCGATTATAATCCTCAGACCAAAACAGGACTGATTGGTTATGATAATGGTTCCATGGATGTTATTACTCCGCAGGAGATCAAATATATTGTTGATATTCCTATTGCGGCAGGTTACAGTGGAGATAAGAGGATCAATCATATTTCTATACACGGAAACCAGGCGGTGATTTCCGTAGGTTATGGTGTTTCCATATTTAATATGAATAACAAAGAATTCGGGGATTCCGCATTCTTTATAACGGGCGGAACTTATGAAGCCAGCAACGAAGCAACCATATTTGGGAACAAGGTATATTCTGTTACCAAAAGCGGTCTGAAAAGTCATGAGCTGAATACCACTTTCCCGGTATACACTACCTGGAAAACGGAAGTTCCCGGCTCTTTCAAGCATATAGATTCTGAATCGGAACTTGTTTTTTCGTCTGCAACGGCAGCATTCATGTACAATAATGGAACTCCTACACAGCTTCCGACTTCATTCAGTGACATCCGTGACGTTGTTATATCATCCAACAATATTGTAGTTACTGATACCAGGATCTACACCTACGGGATGAACGGAATCGCACAGAATGCCATAAGCCCGGGAGAAGAATGTAACACCGCCATCACATCCGGTGGTAAAATACTGAGTGGAACAGTTTTGTCAGGAATAAAAGACGAAAGTAATGTGACGTATAAACCTTCAGGTCCACATTTCAATTTTGCCTATAATATTAATTTATTCGATAATAACCAGCTTTTGGTTTCATCAGGAGCCAGAATTAATAACTATAACCACCCTGTCAACAATCCTAAAAAACCGGGATTCTATTATTTTAACGGAACTGAATGGATCTACCCTTCTTTTTTCAATAATAATTCCAGATATATTAATGTATTGGATGCTATTCTCAATCCAACTGACAATAGCGAGGTCCTTTTTACCAATTATACGATGTTTGACAATGGGGTCTACAAAATGAAATACAATGCCAGCAATAAGGACTTTGACCTGGTAAAATATTATAATTTAGATGCTAACCCATACACCCGAAGACCGGTAGGATTTGCTACTGATTCGCAAAATAATATTTTCGTATCTGTAGGGTTTAATAATGGTGTAAGTGCTACTATGGCTATTTATGATAAAGCGGCAGATAACTTTATTGTAAAACCGCTTGTCATTTCAAGTGAAACGGTGCAGAAGCCTGTTTTGCATGAAAACATGTTATGGGTTCCTCTACCGCGATCCCTTAATTTCTGGACGTATAATTATAACAACCCCACCAATCTTTCTGATGATACAGACTACATTTTGGGAGAACCTAACGGATTTAAGGAAGGAACATTATCTGTAGCATTTGATAAGGCCGGAGACGCCTGGATTGGTACTTATGGGGGAATAAGAGTACTGCAGAATGCTGCTTCCGAAATAAAATCATCACAGCCTAAAGCCGAACCTATAATCATTGAGCAAAACGGCCTTGGCGAAGAACTTTTCAGAGATTCTGCCATTCTTCAGATTGCTGTAGATGCCGGAGATCATAAATGGGTTTCTGTAGAAGGAGGCGGGGTATACTATCTGTCGTCTGACGGTCAGAAAACCATCAAGCACTTTACCCGGGAGAATTCGCCACTTCCTACCAACAATGTCACAGATATAAAAATAGATAAAAAGACAGGTAAAGTTTATTTTGTAACGTATAATGGTATTGTAACCTACCAGGGAGATGTAGCAGATGTAACAGCGAACTTCGGAGATGTGCTGGTTTATCCCAACCCGGTTGTTTACTCTAATTTCAAAGGAAAAGTTACCATCAAAGGTCTGGCAGAAAAAACCAACATAAGAATTGTAGATGCTGCCGGAAACGTAGTGCATTCAGCCGTGGCAAGAGGAGGATATTATGAGTGGGATCTTAACAATCAGAAAGGAACCAGAGTGGCTTCAGGAATGTATTTTGTACTGATGACCAATGAGGACGGATCTGATAAAGCGACAGCCAAAATAGGAGTAGTCAATTAA
- a CDS encoding response regulator, whose translation MNKEFLNVIVADNDENTLIFFKNILKELKISIKVQCFSNGKSLMEYLNHEDAVVPEIVFIKYRIPGKDSMECLDEIHSDLKFSNMVTAIYSEPIPEDEIEDIFVKGANIYMKKPEAFEALKKVLTEIITINWQYYTSGLNKDNFILKV comes from the coding sequence ATGAATAAAGAATTTCTGAACGTAATAGTAGCAGATAACGATGAAAACACTTTGATTTTTTTTAAAAATATTTTGAAAGAGCTTAAAATCTCTATAAAAGTTCAGTGCTTCAGCAACGGTAAAAGTCTGATGGAATATTTGAATCATGAAGATGCAGTAGTGCCTGAAATCGTTTTTATAAAATACAGAATTCCCGGAAAAGACAGTATGGAATGCTTAGATGAAATTCATTCAGATCTGAAATTCAGTAATATGGTGACCGCCATTTACTCCGAACCGATTCCGGAAGATGAAATTGAAGATATTTTTGTAAAAGGGGCTAATATTTATATGAAAAAACCTGAAGCTTTTGAAGCTCTTAAGAAGGTGCTTACAGAAATTATTACGATCAATTGGCAGTATTATACTTCAGGTCTGAATAAAGATAATTTTATTCTTAAAGTATGA
- a CDS encoding GNAT family N-acetyltransferase yields the protein MKFIQATENDIPLIQNLARRSWEKAYADILSAEQMEYMLSEMYSDTEIKKHLLNPDYHYYLIQDEDLSYDGFIGYEHNYEEKSTKLHRIYLVPESKGKGLGKAALQFLNHKVSENGNNRIILNVNKHNAARNFYESQGYRVYDEGVFDIGNGFVMDDYLMEFLIHI from the coding sequence ATGAAATTTATACAAGCTACAGAAAATGACATTCCCCTGATTCAGAACCTGGCCCGCAGATCGTGGGAGAAAGCGTATGCTGATATTCTTTCGGCAGAGCAGATGGAATATATGCTGTCTGAAATGTATTCTGACACCGAAATTAAAAAACATCTCCTGAATCCCGATTATCACTATTACCTGATCCAGGATGAGGATCTTTCCTATGACGGTTTCATCGGCTACGAGCACAATTATGAAGAAAAATCTACCAAACTGCACCGCATTTATCTGGTACCGGAAAGTAAAGGAAAAGGATTGGGAAAAGCAGCACTTCAGTTTCTGAATCATAAAGTCTCTGAAAACGGAAACAACAGGATTATTCTGAATGTGAATAAACACAATGCTGCCAGAAACTTCTATGAATCCCAGGGATACAGGGTATATGACGAAGGTGTTTTTGATATCGGTAACGGATTTGTCATGGATGATTATCTGATGGAATTCCTAATTCACATATAA
- a CDS encoding peptide MFS transporter: MSVTLDEIQNFKGKYPRQIWSLFFSEMWERFCFYGMRGMLVFFMISQLNFHEREANLQYGATQAFVYAFTFVGGLFADKILGFRKSLFWGGLLMIVGSLILATDPHKFFFLGIAFTVVGTGFFKPNISSMVGQLYKPNDSRADAGFSLFYAGINLGALLGGYLCIAIGKGEFLGNIIAEEMRWHIAFGLASIVMVVSLINFVFTQRRLGTIGLQPGHPLAEVKAAPIPKWKEYGVYVLSLIFVPVIMTMVAKTEYTDYFMWTIGPLTLIYLFYEMSKVTASERKKLWAALVFIIFSIIFWGIYEQSGGSLSIFAAKNLNKDLLGLDPNGVNNSGGAFFIIFLAPLIGLLWIWLNKRKIEPNTIIKFGLGFIFLGLGYYVLFATRLFANLQGITSLNFFTLALLIITLGELCLSPIGLSIMTKLSTKNLQGMMMGMWFLASAYGQYVAGIIGAGMATAKEGSTNYDALITYTDGYKQLGLYAVIAGVVLILISPYVKKLMQDVK, encoded by the coding sequence ATGAGTGTAACTTTAGATGAAATACAAAATTTCAAAGGAAAATATCCCAGACAGATCTGGAGCCTGTTTTTCTCTGAAATGTGGGAACGCTTCTGCTTCTACGGAATGCGTGGAATGCTTGTTTTCTTTATGATCTCACAGCTCAACTTCCATGAAAGAGAAGCCAACCTTCAGTATGGGGCCACACAGGCTTTTGTATATGCCTTCACTTTCGTAGGAGGTCTTTTTGCAGACAAAATTTTAGGATTCAGAAAATCACTTTTCTGGGGCGGACTTCTGATGATTGTCGGAAGTTTGATTCTGGCAACCGACCCGCACAAGTTCTTTTTCCTGGGCATTGCATTTACCGTAGTAGGAACAGGTTTCTTCAAACCTAATATTTCATCTATGGTAGGCCAGCTTTACAAGCCTAATGATTCAAGAGCGGATGCCGGCTTTTCACTTTTTTATGCAGGGATTAACCTGGGTGCATTATTAGGAGGCTATTTATGTATCGCTATCGGTAAAGGAGAGTTTCTTGGTAATATCATTGCTGAAGAAATGAGATGGCATATTGCGTTTGGATTAGCTTCCATTGTAATGGTGGTGAGCCTTATCAATTTCGTCTTTACGCAAAGAAGACTGGGAACTATAGGACTTCAGCCGGGCCATCCTTTAGCTGAAGTGAAAGCAGCTCCTATTCCGAAGTGGAAAGAATATGGAGTGTATGTTCTGTCATTGATTTTTGTTCCGGTTATTATGACCATGGTGGCCAAAACAGAATATACCGATTATTTTATGTGGACAATAGGCCCGTTGACATTGATCTATTTATTCTATGAAATGTCTAAAGTAACGGCTTCTGAGCGTAAAAAGCTTTGGGCAGCACTGGTTTTCATTATCTTCTCCATTATATTCTGGGGTATTTATGAGCAAAGTGGAGGTTCTTTGAGTATTTTCGCTGCAAAAAACCTGAATAAAGATCTTCTTGGACTGGATCCAAACGGAGTGAACAATTCGGGAGGAGCCTTCTTTATCATTTTCCTGGCACCCCTTATAGGACTTCTCTGGATCTGGCTGAATAAAAGAAAAATTGAACCGAACACGATTATTAAATTCGGTTTGGGATTCATTTTCTTAGGATTAGGATATTATGTCCTGTTTGCCACCCGTTTGTTCGCCAACCTTCAGGGGATCACTTCCCTTAACTTCTTCACATTGGCATTACTGATCATTACCCTTGGAGAACTTTGTCTCTCTCCCATCGGATTATCGATCATGACCAAGCTTTCTACGAAGAATCTTCAGGGAATGATGATGGGAATGTGGTTCCTTGCTTCTGCTTACGGACAGTACGTTGCGGGAATTATCGGCGCCGGTATGGCTACAGCCAAAGAAGGCTCTACCAACTATGATGCTTTAATCACTTATACTGATGGATATAAACAATTAGGATTATACGCTGTAATTGCCGGAGTGGTATTAATTTTGATATCTCCGTACGTGAAAAAATTAATGCAGGATGTAAAATAA
- a CDS encoding 5'-nucleotidase C-terminal domain-containing protein has translation MKNKFLLLGIALASLTACKTASTLQLADVKTQKNISINNELKNDEEFVKFIEPYKQKLDKEMNQKISHTNVDLTKQGDNSNLGNLLADYTLEGGDAWAKTHLKQNVDAALINIGGIRTTIGKGDIMLKNLFEVMPFENELIIVKMKGADLAGLFEYYAKTQVNNPVSHLYIETKNGQLTQSLINGKTVDPNRDYYIATSDYLALGGDNMKFFSKGESIATGVKLRDLYIEWFKKNPEIVPATDVRLNFTGKK, from the coding sequence ATGAAAAATAAATTCTTGTTACTAGGAATTGCTCTGGCTTCGCTTACAGCATGCAAAACAGCTTCTACGCTGCAGCTTGCTGACGTGAAAACCCAGAAAAATATTTCTATTAATAATGAGCTGAAAAATGATGAGGAGTTTGTAAAGTTTATTGAACCCTATAAGCAGAAACTGGATAAAGAAATGAACCAGAAGATATCACATACCAATGTGGATCTTACAAAGCAGGGGGACAACAGCAATCTGGGAAATCTTTTAGCCGATTACACTCTTGAAGGAGGAGATGCATGGGCGAAAACCCACCTTAAACAAAATGTGGATGCAGCATTGATCAATATCGGAGGAATCCGGACTACGATCGGGAAAGGTGATATTATGCTGAAAAATCTTTTTGAAGTAATGCCCTTCGAGAATGAACTGATTATTGTGAAAATGAAAGGTGCAGATTTGGCCGGACTTTTTGAGTATTATGCGAAAACACAGGTCAATAATCCGGTCTCTCATTTATACATAGAAACCAAAAACGGACAGTTAACCCAATCTTTAATTAACGGAAAAACAGTAGATCCGAACCGTGACTACTATATTGCTACATCAGACTATCTTGCTCTGGGCGGTGACAATATGAAGTTTTTCTCAAAGGGAGAATCAATCGCTACAGGAGTAAAGCTCAGGGATTTATACATTGAATGGTTCAAGAAAAATCCTGAAATAGTTCCTGCTACGGATGTTCGTTTAAATTTTACAGGTAAGAAGTAA
- a CDS encoding helix-turn-helix domain-containing protein, giving the protein MKMYVKFDFNALCKKVLDEKLKEHGLKYRLLNFGEVEFYEPFTQEQHHLFKKNLGEYGIEIIESQKTALVQKIKDAIVELVFSDEIIPVKASIYISEKLNHSYGYLSNLFSEIAFTSIENFIILQKIEHAKALIIRNKQSLTEIAHKLNYSSVAHLSTQFKNTTGVTPSQFQKIIGRRRKAQNTAINPKMQYE; this is encoded by the coding sequence ATGAAAATGTATGTTAAATTTGATTTCAATGCCCTCTGCAAAAAGGTATTGGACGAGAAACTTAAAGAGCACGGTCTGAAGTACCGCTTGCTTAATTTTGGTGAAGTGGAATTTTACGAACCCTTTACCCAGGAACAGCATCATCTTTTTAAGAAAAATCTCGGCGAATATGGTATTGAAATCATAGAAAGTCAGAAGACCGCCCTGGTTCAGAAAATAAAAGATGCGATTGTAGAACTTGTTTTTTCTGATGAAATTATCCCGGTGAAGGCATCCATTTATATTTCTGAAAAGCTGAACCACAGCTATGGGTACCTTTCCAATCTGTTTTCAGAAATTGCTTTTACTTCTATAGAAAATTTTATAATTCTTCAGAAAATAGAGCACGCAAAAGCTTTGATCATCAGAAATAAGCAGAGCCTTACAGAAATTGCCCACAAGCTGAACTATTCCAGTGTGGCGCACCTAAGTACCCAATTTAAAAATACAACAGGAGTCACTCCGTCCCAGTTCCAAAAAATTATAGGAAGAAGAAGAAAAGCCCAGAACACGGCCATAAACCCTAAAATGCAGTATGAATAA
- the dapA gene encoding 4-hydroxy-tetrahydrodipicolinate synthase, translated as MSILKGVGVALVTPFNEDLSVDFDSLTKLVEYNIENGTNYLVVLGTTAEAATLSDEEKKQVIEHIIKVNNKRLPLVLGIGGNNTLEVKKQIEEADLSAFEAVLSVSPYYNKPNQEGLYQHYKALASTGKNIIIYNVPSRTGQNVEADTTIRLAKEFSNLFMIKEAAPNILQYFDILRKKPEGFSLVSGDDEYTLPVTLAGGNGVISVIGQAYPKEFSTMVQLAFDGKVKEAYEIHNKLVEITRLIFAEGNPCGIKVVLAEKGIIKNYLRLPLVAASEGLYAKIKAEMATI; from the coding sequence ATGAGCATTTTAAAAGGAGTAGGTGTTGCGTTGGTGACGCCCTTTAATGAAGATTTATCCGTTGACTTTGACAGTTTAACAAAACTTGTTGAGTATAATATTGAAAACGGAACCAATTATTTGGTAGTATTGGGAACTACGGCAGAGGCCGCAACGCTTTCTGATGAAGAGAAGAAACAGGTAATTGAGCATATCATTAAGGTGAATAATAAACGTCTTCCATTGGTATTGGGAATTGGCGGCAACAATACTCTTGAAGTCAAGAAACAGATTGAAGAAGCAGACCTTTCTGCATTTGAAGCCGTACTTTCTGTATCTCCTTACTATAACAAACCTAACCAGGAAGGCCTTTACCAGCACTATAAAGCACTGGCTTCTACCGGTAAGAATATCATTATTTATAATGTGCCTTCAAGAACAGGACAGAATGTTGAAGCAGATACGACTATCCGCCTTGCAAAAGAGTTTTCCAACCTTTTTATGATCAAAGAAGCAGCACCGAATATTCTACAGTATTTCGATATTCTGAGAAAGAAACCTGAAGGATTCTCTTTAGTTTCCGGAGATGATGAATATACACTTCCGGTGACTCTGGCAGGTGGAAACGGAGTGATTTCTGTCATAGGGCAGGCCTATCCGAAAGAATTTTCCACGATGGTTCAGCTGGCATTTGATGGTAAAGTGAAAGAGGCATATGAAATCCACAATAAACTGGTTGAGATTACCCGTCTGATTTTTGCAGAAGGAAACCCTTGTGGTATTAAAGTAGTATTGGCTGAAAAGGGAATCATTAAAAATTACTTAAGACTTCCTTTAGTAGCTGCTTCAGAAGGCCTTTATGCAAAAATCAAAGCTGAAATGGCAACTATTTAA